A region of the Actinomycetes bacterium genome:
TACCAGACCGGCGACCTGGTCGGGCACGGCGGCCTCGAGGGCGCCTTCGAGCGCCAGCTCGCCGGCACCCCCACCGGCGAGGTACTCCTGGCCGACGCCCAGCAGGGCGCTGACGGGGCGGCCGCGCCACGAACGGTCCTGCAGCGCTTCCCGGGCAGGCCGGGCACGCCACTGCGGACCACGCTCGACCCGCGGGTCCAGGCGGCAGCCGACAAGGCCCTGGCCGGGGTGGCCAAGCCGGCCGCGCTGGTGGCGGTGCAGGCGTCCACGGGGGAGCTGCGCGCGGTCGCCAACTGGCCGCCCGGCGGGGGGTTCGACCGGGCGCTGCTCGGCCGGTACCCGCCCGGGTCGACGTTCAAGGTGGTGACCACCGAGGCGCTCCTCGAAGCCGGCGTGAAACCGGCCGACCGGGTCACCTGCCCGCCCACCGTGGCCGTCGGGGGCCGGTCGTTCCGCAACTTCGAGGGCGAGCAGCTCGGGGCGATCCCGTTCTCCGCGGCGTTCGCCCACTCCTGCAACACCGCGTTCGTCCAGCTCGCCGCCGGCCGGCTCGACGCGGCCAAGCTGGCCGCGGCCGGCGAGCGCTTCGGCTTCGGCAGCGACCTGTCCCCGGGGATCCCGGCCGTCAAGGGCAGCTTCCCGGCCCCCGGGGACAGGACCGAGCTGGCCGCCGCCGCGATCGGCCAGGGCCGGGTGGTGGCCAGCCCGCTCCAGATGGCCACCGTGGCCGCGACCGTGCAGAGCGGTGCCTGGCGCGCGCCCCGACTGGTCACGTCCGGGCCGCCGCCAGCGCCCCCGCGCCCCCTGGACCCGCAGGTCGCCGGCGCCCTGCGCGGCCTCATGCGGGCGGTCGTGACCGAGGGCACGGCCGCGCCGGCCAGGCTCCCGGCCGGCGCGGGGGGCAAGACCGGCACGGCCGAGTTCGGCCGTGGCGACCCCTTGCCGACCCACGCCTGGTTCATCGGGTTCCGTGGCGACCTGGCGTTCGCCGTGGTCGTCGAGGGCGGCGGCGTCGGCGGCCGGGTGGCCGCACCGGTCGGTGCCCGCTTC
Encoded here:
- a CDS encoding penicillin-binding transpeptidase domain-containing protein, producing MSKGSKVVGLVVAVALVLGAAGAGAWWFVLRPRGSPEPVAAAYLDAWQRADWAAMQRLVAAPPADFAAQHAAMLDNLKVRGRTFALGPVRRDGDRAEAPFTARLDLRGLGEWSYQGALRLARRDRRTWLVDWSPATIHPSLVAGKRFARSRTQAERAPILARDGSLLAGPGSVVVVGVVGQGVKDRGQAQRALTGPAGAAPAAVARALGQAAATPAQFVPVVTLSEARYQAVRPEVFPVPGIRFRRETGRLASAPASAALAVGRVSPATADDLKRLGPPYQTGDLVGHGGLEGAFERQLAGTPTGEVLLADAQQGADGAAAPRTVLQRFPGRPGTPLRTTLDPRVQAAADKALAGVAKPAALVAVQASTGELRAVANWPPGGGFDRALLGRYPPGSTFKVVTTEALLEAGVKPADRVTCPPTVAVGGRSFRNFEGEQLGAIPFSAAFAHSCNTAFVQLAAGRLDAAKLAAAGERFGFGSDLSPGIPAVKGSFPAPGDRTELAAAAIGQGRVVASPLQMATVAATVQSGAWRAPRLVTSGPPPAPPRPLDPQVAGALRGLMRAVVTEGTAAPARLPAGAGGKTGTAEFGRGDPLPTHAWFIGFRGDLAFAVVVEGGGVGGRVAAPVGARFLGALR